AGTATACTGAATAAGAGCAGAAGTGTGTTGAATAAAGAGGGAAGTGTATAGAATCCGGTGCTTCTTTTAATGAAAGGCTGACCACTTCCAGTTAGCCAACTGCATTCAGTGCCCCCGAGCTTCACCGGGATGTTTCCGGAGGTATGCAGAATAGAGAATAAAGTGTATCGAATAAACGGGAAAGTATACTGAATAAGAGCAAAAGTGTGTTGAATAAAGAGGGAAGTGTATAGAATCCGGTGCTTCTTTTAATGAAAGGCTGACCAGCTCCAGTTACTCAACTGCATTCACAGGCCCCGAGCTTCGCCGGGATGTTTCCGGAGGTATGCAGAATAGAGAATAAAGTGTATCGAATAAACGGAAAAGTATACAGAATAAGAGCAAAATTGTGATGAATAAAGAAGAAAGTGTAAAGAATCAGGACCAATTTGTACCGAAGGGTATGGTCCTGAATGACTAAATTTCCAGCATGCCTGATCTTTTAAAAATTGTCCGTTTACCTATATGTCTAACGGGTAACATACTAAGGTGCAACAATTTAATCAAACCATAAAAAAGGTGGTATGCAGGATATGAGTAAACGAGTATTAATGGTATTAACGAATACGAGTGAGATTGATGCGGAACACCCGACTGGTTTGTGGCTTTCGGAATTTGCAGAGCCATATGTTGAATTTAAAAAACATGGTTATGATGTAACGGTAGTAAGTCCGAAGGGTGGAGGCATCCCGCTTGATCCGAACAGTCTGGATGATAATGAGAATCCGGCTGAGTGGAAGGAAGCGGAGGCTGAGCTTCAGAATACGGAGAAGCTTTCGAGTGTTGTATTTGAGAACTTTGATGGTATTTTCCTACCGGGTGGTCACGGTACGATGTTTGACCTTCCAAATGAACCGCAGCTGCAGGATGCGTTAGCGCACTTTGCTGAGAATGATAAGGTGATTGGGGCGGTATGTCATGGACCAGCCGGTTTTGTTGATGTACAGCTGAAGGATGGTTCGTACCTTGTGAAGGGTAAAAAGATGACTGGTTTTACGAACGAAGAGGAAAAAGAGACGGGATTGGATCCGCTGATGCCGTTTATGCTTCAGGCGAAGCTTGAGGAACAGGGTGCTCATTTTGTGGCTAAGGGCAATTGGGCTGAGCATGTTCTGACTGATGGGAAGTTCATTACTGGACAGAATCCTCAGTCAAGCCAGAAGGCTGCTGAGGCGTTTGTGAAGGTATTATAAAATAGAAATGCGTCTGCTTCTAAAAAGAAGCAGACGCATTTTTTATAGGAGCTGTTCGAATACGCGTTGTACATTGAGTCCTTCTTTGAAGGAGACAATATTTCCATCCCCAGTGGTAATAGCCTGATAAAATTCATCTAATATTGATGCAGATGCGGACTGAGCTCTTCTTTGAATAAGAGTCAGAGGTTGTTCAGGGGTTCCGTGTTTTAATTCTGCCCATTGATCAAGAGATAGAACGCCTTTTGTTCCGTAGATCCGGTAGGTGAGGTCATCTTTTAATCCGATCCCACTGTGTCCATTCAGTAAAAATGGGATATCGGTACCGACTGTTCCAAATGCGATGACGCTTGTTTCACTATCAGAATTGTTTGCAGGGTAATTCGTTGCATGGGAATTGATATCGATTTCCCCAAACAGTTCATGTGTGAGCTGAATGAAGTGCGGGGTGATTTCGCGTATGAATCCGCCTTGTTCACGTTTATTGATCCAGTCGTTGTGCTGCCAGAAGCGTGGCCATGTCTCAAAGCGCATCGTTAATTCGATCCGGTTTACTTCACCGATTTCCTTCAGCTTTTCTGTAAGCAGAGATTTTTCCTGGCTGTAGTGCAATGGAAAATGGATCGCGTCAATGACGTTGTACTTTTCTACTGCATCAGTCATTTGTTCTGCTTCTTCTATTGAATTAGCCAGTGGCTTTTCGCATAAAAGAGCCAGACCTTTTTCTGCTGCAGCCAGTGCGTATGCAGCGTGCCATTTTGGAGGGACGGCGATATAGATGGCGTCAAGTCCGTCATGCTGAATTAAATCGAAGCCATCAGCATATTTTACAGCAGATAGGGCGTGCTGTGTTTGTATTTGATCCATCAGCTCAGGATTCACATCGCTGATTGCTGAGATTTCATAATGGTCATGTTCGATAAATGCAGGAATTAAGCGCTGACCGATTGCACCGAGGCCGATGATGCCAATGGATAATGTGTTCATGATGTCACTCCTTCAATATGTATAACCACAGTATAGCACTTCGTTAGGCGAAATAATAAATTGTTCATATTTTAGGAATGAAAGATCTTTACAATTTGTATGGAGGCTAGTAGGATTGCATTTAGGCGTTAGAAATGCCGTAAATGAGGAGGGTGTTCGTTGTTTGAGAGTGGGTTGATGATGGTTGCAATTATTTTTGTGATCAACATCTTTTATGTATCGTTTTTTACAGTCAGAATGATTCTGACGTTAAAAGGATACCGTTATTATGCCGCGGCGGTCAGTATGGTGGAAGTCGTGATTTACGTTGTGGGACTTGGACTGGTACTCGATAATCTGAACGAAATCCAGAATCTGATTGCGTATGCAGTCGGTTATGGGATGGGTGTCATTATCGGGATGAAGATAGAAGAGAAGATGGCATTAGGGTATATTACGGTTAATGTTATTACAACAGATAATGGGCTGGAGCTTCCGAGTAAACTGCGTACTTTAGGATATGGCGTGACGGACTGGGAAGCGAATGGTCTTGAGGGCGGACGCTGGGCGATGCAGATCCTGACGCCGCGTAAATATGAGTTAAAGCTGTATGAGCGGATTAAGGAGATTGATCCGAAGGCATTTATTATATCGTATGAACCTAAAGCGATTCATGGCGGCTTCTGGGTGAAAAGTGTAAGGAGACGAATGACGCGGGAGGAACAGGCTTCATGAGTAAAAAATGGTTTGACGTTGAAGAGCATGAAACAATCGGTGACTGTCTGGACCGTATGGCGGCAGAGGGATATACGCCGGTGAGAAGAATGGAAGAGCCTGTGTTTCAGGAAGTGAAAGAAGGATCTTCTATAAAAAGGGAACCTGTCCGGCAGAAAATCCGGTTTCAAGGTCTTAAAAGCGAACAATGATATTTACAGAATTTTTAATGTTCGTTTATTGAGTTGACGTTCCGGTGTCAGCTTGTTATGATGAGTACGAGATTAATTGAATGAACGACCTCATATAAAGTCGGGAATATGGCCCGAAAGTTTCTACCCTGCACCGTAAATGACAGGACTATGAGGGAAAGCACCTGCAGAGGCAGAACTCTTTCTGCCCGTCTATTCTGCGGGTACAGGTCAGCCACTTTCCTTCATATAATAAAAGGAAAGTGGCTGATTTTTTTATATCAAACCCGGATGGAGTGAGACGATGTCAGCAGTGGTTAGCGTAATTATGGGCAGTACATCAGACTGGCCTACCATGAAGAAAGCTTGTGAACGTCTTGAGGAGCTTGAGATCCCGTTTGAAAAGCAGGTGGTGAGTGCACACCGCACGCCGGATCTGATGTTTTCATTTGCTGAGCAGGCGAGAGATCGCGGCATTAAGGTTATTATTGCCGGAGCTGGCGGAGCAGCGCATCTTCCAGGGATGGTTGCAGCGAAAACGACACTTCCTGTGATTGGGGTTCCGATTCAGTCTAAGGCACTGAAAGGACTCGATTCTTTGCTTTCCATTGTGCAGATGCCTGCCGGTGTTCCAGTCGCAACGGTTGCGATTGGTGAAGCTGGGGCTGCCAATGCCGGACTGCTTGCAGCACAGATTCTGTCCGCATTTGAACCGGACATTGCCAATCGTCTCGCAGACGTACGGAAGAAAAGTGAAGAAAAAGTACTCGAAAGCAGTGGTGACCTCGTATGACGATGATCAAACCTCCAGCGGTGATAGGGATTATAGGTGGTGGACAGCTTGGCCGGATGATGGCACTCGCTGCCAAGGAAGCCGGCTTTAAAATTGCCGTATTAGATCCTGCAGAGGACGGACCATGTGCACAGGTGGCCGATTACCCGATTATTGCAGCCTATGATGACCCTGCAGGCTTAGAAAAGCTTTCAAAATTGAGCGATATTGTTACGTATGAATTCGAAAATATAGATGCTGATTCACTCGATGAACTGCAAAAGCATGTGCCCGTTCCACAGGGTTCTGACCTGATCCGGATTACGCAGAACCGCCAGCTTGAAAAGGAAAATCTCACAGCAGCAGGGGTACCGGTAGCGGACTATAAAATCATTGAACACGAACAAGGATTATATGATATCATAGGAACGTTCGGTTTTCCGTCGATTTTAAAAACGGCAACAGGAGGCTATGACGGCAAGGGGCAGGTCAAGCTGATGAGCAATGATGATTTGGCAGAAGCTGCCGAGCTGATTCATCAGAACGGGACTTGTGTGCTTGAATCATTTGTTGATTTCGATCTTGAAATCTCAGTCATTATTCAGCGCAATGAACGGGGAGAAACGGTGCATCAGCCGGTTGCTGAGAATGTACATGTGAATCAGATCCTTCATGCTTCAATCGTACCTGCTCGCATCAGCCAGGCTGTTCGTGAAAATGCTGTAAAGCTGGCGAATCAGATCGCAGACCACCTTCAGCTCATTGGAACGCTGGCAGTTGAGATGTTTGTCGATAAAAACGGTGAGATTTATGTCAATGAGCTGGCACCGAGACCGCATAATTCGGGTCATTATTCCATTGAAGCGAGTACGTGCTCTCAGTTCCATCAGCATATCCGGTCCGTGTTAAACTGGCCGCTAGCGCCTGCTGAACTCGTAAAGCCGGTTGTGATGGTGAATGTGCTGGGTCAGCATATGGAAGGCACTCTTGACGCCATGGAAAAGTATCCTCACTGGTCGTTTCATTTATACGGAAAACACGAAGCGAAAACAAACCGCAAAATGGGTCATGTCACGATCCTGACGGACGATCTT
This genomic stretch from Jeotgalibacillus aurantiacus harbors:
- a CDS encoding Gfo/Idh/MocA family protein — protein: MNTLSIGIIGLGAIGQRLIPAFIEHDHYEISAISDVNPELMDQIQTQHALSAVKYADGFDLIQHDGLDAIYIAVPPKWHAAYALAAAEKGLALLCEKPLANSIEEAEQMTDAVEKYNVIDAIHFPLHYSQEKSLLTEKLKEIGEVNRIELTMRFETWPRFWQHNDWINKREQGGFIREITPHFIQLTHELFGEIDINSHATNYPANNSDSETSVIAFGTVGTDIPFLLNGHSGIGLKDDLTYRIYGTKGVLSLDQWAELKHGTPEQPLTLIQRRAQSASASILDEFYQAITTGDGNIVSFKEGLNVQRVFEQLL
- a CDS encoding DUF2179 domain-containing protein, which produces MVAIIFVINIFYVSFFTVRMILTLKGYRYYAAAVSMVEVVIYVVGLGLVLDNLNEIQNLIAYAVGYGMGVIIGMKIEEKMALGYITVNVITTDNGLELPSKLRTLGYGVTDWEANGLEGGRWAMQILTPRKYELKLYERIKEIDPKAFIISYEPKAIHGGFWVKSVRRRMTREEQAS
- the purE gene encoding 5-(carboxyamino)imidazole ribonucleotide mutase — translated: MSAVVSVIMGSTSDWPTMKKACERLEELEIPFEKQVVSAHRTPDLMFSFAEQARDRGIKVIIAGAGGAAHLPGMVAAKTTLPVIGVPIQSKALKGLDSLLSIVQMPAGVPVATVAIGEAGAANAGLLAAQILSAFEPDIANRLADVRKKSEEKVLESSGDLV
- a CDS encoding NETI motif-containing protein — translated: MSKKWFDVEEHETIGDCLDRMAAEGYTPVRRMEEPVFQEVKEGSSIKREPVRQKIRFQGLKSEQ
- the purK gene encoding 5-(carboxyamino)imidazole ribonucleotide synthase translates to MTMIKPPAVIGIIGGGQLGRMMALAAKEAGFKIAVLDPAEDGPCAQVADYPIIAAYDDPAGLEKLSKLSDIVTYEFENIDADSLDELQKHVPVPQGSDLIRITQNRQLEKENLTAAGVPVADYKIIEHEQGLYDIIGTFGFPSILKTATGGYDGKGQVKLMSNDDLAEAAELIHQNGTCVLESFVDFDLEISVIIQRNERGETVHQPVAENVHVNQILHASIVPARISQAVRENAVKLANQIADHLQLIGTLAVEMFVDKNGEIYVNELAPRPHNSGHYSIEASTCSQFHQHIRSVLNWPLAPAELVKPVVMVNVLGQHMEGTLDAMEKYPHWSFHLYGKHEAKTNRKMGHVTILTDDLENTLQEIDESGIWQTRIKQEAQS
- a CDS encoding type 1 glutamine amidotransferase domain-containing protein → MSKRVLMVLTNTSEIDAEHPTGLWLSEFAEPYVEFKKHGYDVTVVSPKGGGIPLDPNSLDDNENPAEWKEAEAELQNTEKLSSVVFENFDGIFLPGGHGTMFDLPNEPQLQDALAHFAENDKVIGAVCHGPAGFVDVQLKDGSYLVKGKKMTGFTNEEEKETGLDPLMPFMLQAKLEEQGAHFVAKGNWAEHVLTDGKFITGQNPQSSQKAAEAFVKVL